The Megalops cyprinoides isolate fMegCyp1 chromosome 10, fMegCyp1.pri, whole genome shotgun sequence genome window below encodes:
- the c10h1orf43 gene encoding protein C1orf43 homolog, whose translation MGSESPLSGVNVVLVMAYGSLVFVLLFIFMKRQIMRFAMKSRRGPHVPLGHNAPKDLREDIDARLSKVHEIRYEPRLLSEDDDRLKHRGQNGCYNYLYRMRALDAIRDSDIPFQEIGRNPSAITGRSFRSWLLELRNSHSLLKTRSGLIDGLLEGYESARHGTGVFGEAEFLKYQDSLNQLAAVVKVHSSSTSLNQQHQSAAKDLTSSPAPSAPSTIQVTYLPSSGQRSKRPKHFLELKNFKDNYNTLESTL comes from the exons ATGGGATCTGAATCGCCGCTGTCAGGCGTGAACGTAGTGCTAGTAATGGCCTACGGAAGTCTG gtgtttgtgttgttgttcattttcatgaagAGACAAATCATGCGTTTCGCCATGAAGTCTCGCAGAGGACCGCACGTACCGCTGGGACACAACGCGCCCAAG GACCTTCGAGAAGATATTGATGCACGCCTGTCAAAGGTGCATGAGATCCGCTACGAGCCACGGCTTCTATCTGAGGATGATGATCGTCTGAAGCACAGGGGACAGAATG GTTGTTACAATTACCTGTACAGAATGAGGGCCCTGGATGCCATCAGGGACTCAG ACATCCCTTTCCAGGAGATTGGCCGGAACCCCAGCGCCATCACGGGCCGCAGCTTTCGCAGCTGGCTGCTGGAGCTGCGGAACTCCCACTCCCTGCTGAAGACCCGCAGCGGCCTGATCGACGGGCTGCTGGAGGGCTACGAGAGCGCCCGGCACGGAACTGGG GTGTTTGGAGAAGCAGAATTTCTGAAGTATCAGGATTCCCTGAATCAGCTGGCAGCTGT tGTGAAGGTCCACTCCAGCTCCACCAGTCTTAACCAACAGCACCAGTCAGCAGCCAAAGATCTGACCAGCTCCCCAGCCCCATCCGCTCCCTCCACCATCCAGGTGACCTACCTGCCCTCCTCCGGCCAGCGCAGCAAGAGGCCCAAACATTTCTTGGAGCTCAAGAACTTCAAGGACAACTACAACACGCTGGAGAGTACGCTTTGA
- the tuft1a gene encoding tuftelin 1a yields MNGLTGSLCTFEDIRSDGRSTDGCRRLRLTLHDQNQPVRTTVQPQSKPIGRAFALVQPANERKPLKFEPIKPTEEKVEVIKVYLEARKKEQTRDQQSLKMLSDEVSQIQEVRYCLKTLREVMAAKNNNKGEHKFPANGYKVHVPSSQSVTSNQKEGEAVAESQDWEDEQESARLREVSKRLYSQLQEAEKRHQEERERLQAESGQYRQRLSEQADRLLRAEEGVEVRDQRIEELQRLLAGMEVESAALREKMRDSEGELMQLRAQREEEQNEDRRSEQLEKELAVLKEKIHHLDDMLKSQQRKVRHMIEQLQNSRTVIQERDRVIRELEEKVAYLEAENRELHDQMDYFLGGQRPSSYLSSERNPQIVYSKPLRPSNHSNKSLPFIKVIEIKS; encoded by the exons GACGGCTGTAGGAGGCTCAGACTCACCCTGCACGACCAGAACCAGCCAGTTCGGACCACAGTGCAGCCACAAAGCAAG CCAATTGGCCGAGCTTTTGCGTTGGTGCAGCCAGCCAATGAGAGGAAGCCGCTGAagtttgaaccaatcaaaccAACAGAAGAGAAGGTTGAAGTCATTaag gtgtACCTGGAAGCACGCAAAAAGGAGCAGACCAGAGACCAGCAGAGTCTGAAGATGCTGTCAGATGAAGTTTCCCAGATACAGGAG GTGAGGTACTGTTTGAAGACTCTGAGGGAGGTGATGGCAgctaaaaacaacaacaaaggggAGCACAAG TTCCCTGCCAATGGCTACAAGGTTCATGTGCCAAGCAGCCAATCAGTCACGTCTAATCAAAAGGAGGGTGAAGCCGTTGCTGAAAGTCAG gacTGGGAGGATGAACAGGAGAGTGCACGACTGAGGGAAGTGAGTAAGCGTTTATACAGCCAGCTGCAGGAAGCGGAGAAGAGGCaccaggaggagagggagaggctgcaG GCGGAGAGCGGGCAGTACCGGCAGCGGCTGAGTGAGCAGGCGGATCGTCTGCTGCGggcggaggagggggtggaggtgcGGGACCAGCGCATCGAGGAGCTGCAGCGCCTGCTGGCCGGCATGGAGGTGGAGAGCGCCGCCCTGCGGGAGAAGATGAGGGACAGCGAGGGGGAGCTGATGCAGCTGCGGgcgcagagggaggaggagcaAAACGAGGACCGGAG GTCTGAGCAGCTGGAGAAAGAGCTGGCCGTGCTGAAGGAGAAGATCCATCACCTGGACGACATGCTGAAGAGTCAGCAGAGGAAGGTTCGACACATGATCGAACAG CTGCAGAACTCGCGAACGGTGatccaggagagagacagagtgatccgcgagctggaggagaaggtggCCTACCTGGAGGCAGAG AACAGAGAGTTACATGACCAGATGGACTACTTCCTTGGAGGTCAGAGGCCCAGCTCATACTTGTCATCAGAGCGCAACCCACAGATTGTCTACAG TAAGCCGCTGAGGCCTTCCAATCACTCCAACAAGTCCCTGCCCTTCATTAAAGTCATCGAGATCAAGTCGTGA